A window of Lagenorhynchus albirostris chromosome 11, mLagAlb1.1, whole genome shotgun sequence contains these coding sequences:
- the SSTR3 gene encoding somatostatin receptor type 3 — protein MDTPGYPSPLPTPSEPWNASSAWPLDAILGNASTAQSAVGLAVSGILIPLVYLVVCVVGLLGNSLVIYVVLRQAASPSVTNIYILNLALADELFMLGLPFLAAQNALSYWPFGALMCRLVMAVDGINQFTSIFCLTVMSVDRYLAVAHPTCSARWRTAPVARTVSAAVWVASAVVVLPVVVFSGVPRGMSTCHMQWPEPAAAWRAGFIIYTAALGFFGPLLVICLCYLLIVVKVRSAGRRVWAPSCRRRRHSERRVTRMVVAVVALFVLCWMPFYVLNIINVVCPLPEEPAFFGLYFLVVALPYANSCANPILYGFLSYRFKQGFRRVLLRPSRRVRNQEPPLGPPEKTEEEEDEGEDGGGEAGQKGAGEHEGPKEMNGRVNRITQPGPSGQEQPPSGPTRKECQFLPQEPSAAEKAGTLHISYL, from the coding sequence ATGGACACCCCTGGCTATCCTTCACCGTTGCCCACGCCCTCGGAACCCTGGAACGCCTCTTCCGCTTGGCCGCTGGATGCCATCCTCGGAAACGCGTCCACAGCGCAGAGTGCAGTAGGGCTGGCTGTCAGTGGCATTCTGATCCCACTGGTCTACCTGGTGGTGTGCGTGGTGGGCCTGCTGGGCAACTCACTGGTCATCTACGTGGTCCTGCGACAGGCGGCCAGCCCGTCGGTCACCAACATCTACATCCTCAACCTGGCGCTGGCTGATGAGCTTTTCATGCTGGGGCTGCCCTTCCTGGCCGCCCAGAACGCCCTGTCCTACTGGCCCTTCGGGGCCCTCATGTGCCGCCTGGTCATGGCTGTGGACGGCATCAACCAGTTCACCAGCATCTTCTGTCTCACTGTCATGAGCGTGGACCGCTACCTGGCGGTAGCGCATCCCACCTGCTCGGCCCGCTGGCGCACGGCGCCCGTGGCCCGCACAGTCAGTGCGGCCGTCTGGGTGGCCTCAGCCGTGGTAGTGCTGCCCGTGGTGGTGTTCTCGGGCGTGCCCCGTGGCATGAGCACCTGCCACATGCAGTGGCCCGAGCCGGCAGCGGCCTGGCGGGCTGGCTTCATCATCTACACGGCCGCACTGGGCTTCTTCGGGCCGCTGCTGGTCATTTGCCTCTGCTACCTGCTCATCGTGGTCAAGGTGCGCTCAGCTGGGCGGCGGGTGTGGGCACCCTCGTGCCGGCGGCGGCGGCATTCTGAGCGCAGGGTCACGCGCATGGTGGTGGCCGTGGTGGCACTCTTTGTCCTCTGCTGGATGCCCTTTTatgtgctcaacatcatcaaCGTGGTGTGCCCGCTGCCCGAGGAACCCGCCTTCTTCGGCCTCTACTTCCTGGTGGTGGCGCTGCCCTACGCCAACAGCTGTGCCAACCCCATCCTTTACGGCTTCCTCTCCTACCGCTTCAAGCAGGGCTTCCGCAGGGTCCTGCTGCGGCCCTCCCGCCGTGTGCGCAACCAGGAGCCTCCCCTGGGGCCtccagagaagacagaggaagaagaggatgaaggagaggatggaggtggggaggctgggcagaagggagcaggggaGCATGAAGGGCCGAAGGAGATGAATGGCCGGGTCAACCGCATCACGCAGCCGGGTCCCAGCGGACAGGAGCAGCCTCCCAGCGGCCCCACCAGAAAGGAGTGTCAGTTCCTACCCCAAGAGCCCTCCGCTGCGGAGAAGGCAGGCACCCTGCACATCAGCTATCTGTAA